A part of Aegilops tauschii subsp. strangulata cultivar AL8/78 chromosome 2, Aet v6.0, whole genome shotgun sequence genomic DNA contains:
- the LOC109734234 gene encoding heavy metal-associated isoprenylated plant protein 47-like, giving the protein MKQKIVIQLSMSCDKRRSKALTLAARAAGVTSMGITGDARDQLEVVGDGVDSVCLVSCLRKKLGHAQIIKVEEVKKPEEKKKDEPKPEAVHPPPYFFYPPSSYYPHQYPLYF; this is encoded by the exons ATGAAG CAAAAGATTGTCATCCAGTTGAGCATGTCGTGCGACAAGCGCCGGTCCAAAGCATTGACCCTGGCAgccagagcagccggggtgacgTCGATGGGGATAACCGGCGACGCCAGGGACCAGCTAGAGGTGGTCGGCGACGGCGTCGACTCGGTGTGCCTCGTCAGCTGCCTCCGCAAGAAGCTCGGCCACGCCCAAATCATCAAGGTGGAGGAAGTGAAGAagccggaggagaagaagaaggatgaGCCGAAGCCAGAGGCCGTGCACCCGCCGCCCTACTTCTTCTACCCGCCCAGCTCCTACTACCCCCACCAGTACCCGCTGTACTTCTGA
- the LOC109734246 gene encoding uncharacterized protein, with protein MKVRNPIQFLCSYFLFTSPAALFRILILSNRYITLKIDPWLFSLLQQKIVIQLSMSCDKSRSKALTLAARAAGVTSMGITGDARDKLEVVGDGVDPVCLVSCLRKKLGHAQIIKVEEVKKPEEKKKDEPKPAVPVPVNPPPCYYPPSYYHHQYQAPHMVVCEDHVTARDPF; from the coding sequence ATGAAGGTGAGGAACCCTATTCAGTTTCTCTGCTCCTATTTTTTGTTTACCTCTCCTGCTGCCTTGTTTAGGATCTTAATTTTGAGCAATCGATACATTACTCTGAAGATTGATCCATGGCTTTTCTCCTTGTTGCAGCAAAAGATTGTCATCCAATTGAGCATGTCGTGCGACAAAAGCCGGTCCAAAGCACTGACGCTGGCCgccagagcagccggggtgacgTCCATGGGGATAACCGGAGACGCGAGGGACAAGCTGGAGGTGGTCGGCGACGGCGTCGACCCGGTGTGCCTCGTCAGCTGCCTCCGCAAGAAGCTCGGCCACGCCCAAATCATCAAGGTGGAGGAGGTGAAGAagccggaggagaagaagaaggatgaGCCGAAGCCGGCCGTGCCCGTGCCCGTGAACCCGCCGCCGTGCTACTACCCGCCCAGCTACTACCACCACCAGTACCAGGCGCCGCACATGGTAGTCTGCGAGGACCATGTAACTGCCAGAGATCCATTTTGA